The Phycisphaerae bacterium genome has a window encoding:
- the rpoC gene encoding DNA-directed RNA polymerase subunit beta' yields MAETVYDRINDFTAVRISLASPNDIRAWSFGEVKKPETINYRTYRAEKDGLFCERIFGPERDWECFCGKYKGTKHKGMICDRCGVKVTHSRVRRKRMGHINLAAPVVHIWFFKAMPSRLGTLLDMKTSDLEKVIYFQDYVVVDPGASKLERKQLLTEEEYRRAMEEYGDTGFRALMGAEAVRELLAQLDLTQTSADLLDALRKTNSKQKIKEYSQRLKLVEAIRHSANEAQWMVLEVIPVIPPDLRPLVLLDSGNFASSDLNDLYRRIINRNNRLKKLIDLNAPEVIIRNEKRMLQQAVDALFDNGRCRRPVLGSSNRPLKSLTDMIKGKQGRFRENLLGKRVDYSARSVVVVGPELNLHQCGLPKKIALELYQPFIIRKLRERGLADTIKSAKKMLERREQQIWDILEEVIYQHPVLLNRAPTLHRMGIQAFEPVLVEGNAIKIHPLVCKGFNADFDGDQMAVHLPLSIEAQAEAHVLMMSTNNIFSPANGSPIMSASQDMVMGIYYLTCNHAGEPGEREKGQERAFASPAEAMLAHTMGQIGMHTPIRVRIKQREIVQGRDALPEPVPANGRVVTTVGRCIFNDQLDPQMPFYNYPLGKALSRVIADCHARLGRAATIALLDRMKALGFRNSTLAGLSFALTDLRIPDKKQKILDAAQKVVDRVERNYQNGVITPMERHNQLIDIWVHAREQVTAEMMSTLKNDWRDAEGNEARQGDPKGKPYLNPIFLMTDSGARGSVDQIRQLAGMRALMAKPSGEIIEAPIKANFREGLTVLEYFSSTHGARKGLADTALKTADSGYLTRKLADVAQNVIINEVDCGTIEGITKSTIYRGEEVDVKLSELIRGRTARDTIRDPRTDEIIVRENELLTEEVARKLEAKPEDGGLGLDMLRVRSPLTCESRLGVCARCYGADLSTGHLAEEGLAVGIIAAQSIGEPGTQLTMRTFHTGGVASRAVVENEIAALQGGTIIYHALNAVEMKDPESGKVIYRVLKRNGEIAINDEKGRELERYKVPYGAAVLCADGAKVAPRTVIVQWDTHFTPMLAEKAGFVRFQDIIDGETVRGEKEGREGSKYVVIEHKGDKHPRIIIEDKEGEILDFHHLPAKARIEVKEGDPVQPGTLIARQPREIAGTQDITGGLPRVTEIFEARKPREPAVMAEISGEVALQADRRRGKMTIIVKSEGGMEREHHVPQDKQLLVHAGDKVEAGTPLIEGPLIPHDILRINGEEDLQRYLLKEVQAVYRQQNVTINDKHIEIILGQMIRKVKIDNEGDSAFLPNEVVDKFRFRDENLRLAKSVKIVEPGDTDFQLNQVVSREELATKNEAVEADGGVPAKGRKPKPASAKTLLLGITKASLQSESFISAASFQETTKVLTQAALASAEDKLVGLKENVILGRLIPAGTGFKSYQDIQLTYAEAPEILAVPRTFVETPLESPLSALAAAERILPGGPSASSPTGEPAGTPGA; encoded by the coding sequence ATGGCCGAAACTGTCTACGATCGGATCAATGACTTTACGGCGGTGCGCATCTCCCTGGCGTCGCCGAACGACATCCGGGCCTGGTCGTTCGGAGAGGTGAAGAAGCCGGAGACGATCAATTACCGCACGTATCGCGCCGAAAAGGACGGCTTGTTCTGCGAGCGCATCTTCGGTCCCGAACGGGACTGGGAGTGCTTCTGCGGCAAGTACAAGGGCACGAAGCACAAGGGCATGATCTGCGACCGCTGCGGCGTCAAAGTCACGCACAGTCGCGTGCGCCGCAAGCGCATGGGGCACATCAACCTCGCGGCCCCGGTCGTGCACATCTGGTTCTTCAAGGCCATGCCCAGCCGGCTCGGCACGCTCCTGGACATGAAGACCTCCGATCTCGAGAAGGTCATCTACTTTCAGGACTACGTGGTGGTGGACCCGGGCGCCTCGAAGCTGGAGCGCAAGCAGCTCCTGACCGAGGAGGAATATCGCCGGGCGATGGAGGAGTACGGCGACACCGGGTTCCGGGCCTTGATGGGCGCGGAGGCGGTGCGCGAGCTGCTGGCCCAGCTCGACCTGACGCAGACCTCCGCCGACCTGCTCGATGCCCTCCGCAAGACCAATAGCAAGCAGAAGATCAAGGAATACTCGCAACGGCTGAAGCTGGTGGAGGCGATCCGCCACAGCGCGAACGAGGCCCAGTGGATGGTCCTCGAGGTGATCCCGGTCATCCCGCCGGACCTGCGGCCCCTGGTGCTGCTCGACAGCGGCAACTTCGCCAGCAGTGATCTGAACGACCTGTATCGCCGCATCATCAACCGCAACAACCGGCTCAAGAAGCTGATCGACCTGAACGCGCCCGAGGTGATCATCCGCAACGAGAAGCGGATGTTGCAGCAGGCGGTGGACGCGCTGTTCGACAACGGGCGCTGCCGCCGGCCGGTGCTGGGCAGCAGCAACCGCCCGCTGAAGTCGCTGACGGACATGATCAAGGGCAAGCAGGGGCGCTTCCGCGAGAACCTGCTGGGCAAGCGCGTCGATTACTCGGCTCGCAGCGTGGTCGTCGTCGGCCCTGAGCTGAACCTGCACCAGTGCGGCCTGCCGAAGAAGATCGCCCTCGAGCTGTACCAGCCGTTCATCATCCGCAAGCTCCGCGAGCGCGGCCTGGCCGACACGATCAAGAGCGCCAAGAAGATGCTCGAGCGGCGCGAGCAGCAGATCTGGGACATCCTGGAAGAGGTCATCTACCAGCACCCCGTCCTGCTGAACCGCGCGCCCACGCTGCACCGCATGGGCATCCAGGCCTTCGAGCCGGTGCTGGTCGAAGGCAACGCCATCAAGATCCACCCCCTGGTGTGCAAAGGCTTCAACGCCGACTTCGACGGCGACCAGATGGCCGTGCACCTGCCGCTCTCGATCGAGGCCCAGGCCGAGGCCCACGTGCTGATGATGAGCACGAACAATATCTTCAGCCCGGCCAACGGCTCGCCGATCATGTCCGCCTCGCAGGACATGGTCATGGGCATTTACTACCTGACGTGCAATCACGCGGGGGAGCCCGGCGAGCGCGAGAAAGGCCAGGAGCGGGCGTTCGCGAGCCCGGCCGAGGCTATGCTGGCCCACACGATGGGCCAGATCGGCATGCACACGCCGATCCGCGTGCGGATCAAGCAGCGGGAAATCGTGCAGGGCCGCGACGCGCTGCCGGAACCGGTGCCCGCCAATGGGCGCGTGGTCACCACCGTCGGGCGCTGCATTTTCAATGACCAGCTCGACCCGCAGATGCCGTTCTACAACTACCCGCTGGGCAAGGCGCTGTCGCGCGTCATCGCCGACTGCCATGCCCGCCTGGGACGCGCCGCGACCATCGCGCTGCTCGATCGCATGAAGGCCCTGGGCTTCCGCAACAGCACGCTGGCCGGACTGTCCTTCGCGCTCACCGACCTGCGCATCCCCGACAAGAAGCAGAAGATCCTCGACGCCGCCCAGAAGGTGGTCGACCGGGTGGAGCGCAACTACCAGAACGGCGTCATCACGCCGATGGAGCGCCACAACCAGCTCATCGACATCTGGGTGCATGCCCGCGAGCAGGTCACCGCGGAGATGATGAGCACGCTGAAGAACGACTGGCGGGACGCGGAAGGCAACGAAGCCCGGCAGGGCGACCCGAAGGGCAAGCCCTATCTGAACCCGATCTTCCTGATGACCGACTCCGGCGCGCGCGGCTCGGTGGACCAGATCCGCCAGCTCGCCGGCATGCGGGCCCTGATGGCCAAGCCCTCGGGCGAGATCATCGAGGCCCCGATCAAGGCCAACTTCCGCGAAGGCCTGACCGTGCTGGAGTACTTCAGCTCGACGCACGGCGCCCGCAAGGGTCTGGCCGACACCGCCCTCAAGACGGCCGACTCGGGCTACCTGACGCGCAAGCTGGCCGACGTGGCCCAGAACGTCATCATCAACGAGGTGGACTGCGGCACGATCGAAGGCATCACCAAGAGCACGATCTACCGCGGTGAAGAAGTGGACGTGAAGCTCTCCGAGCTGATCCGCGGTCGCACCGCCCGCGACACGATCCGCGACCCGCGCACGGACGAGATCATCGTCCGGGAGAACGAGTTGCTGACCGAGGAGGTCGCCCGCAAGCTCGAGGCCAAGCCCGAGGACGGCGGCCTCGGCCTCGACATGCTCCGCGTGCGCAGCCCGCTGACCTGCGAGAGCCGGCTGGGCGTGTGCGCCCGCTGCTACGGGGCCGACCTGTCCACCGGGCATCTCGCCGAGGAGGGCCTCGCCGTCGGCATCATCGCCGCCCAGTCGATCGGCGAGCCCGGCACCCAGCTCACGATGCGGACCTTCCACACTGGCGGCGTCGCCAGCCGCGCGGTCGTGGAGAACGAGATCGCGGCCCTGCAGGGTGGCACGATCATCTACCACGCCCTGAACGCCGTGGAGATGAAGGACCCCGAGAGCGGCAAGGTCATCTACCGCGTGCTGAAGCGCAACGGCGAAATCGCGATCAACGACGAAAAGGGCCGCGAGCTGGAACGCTACAAGGTGCCCTACGGTGCCGCGGTGCTCTGTGCCGACGGCGCGAAGGTCGCGCCGCGCACCGTGATCGTGCAATGGGACACGCACTTCACGCCCATGCTGGCCGAGAAGGCCGGCTTTGTCCGCTTCCAGGACATCATCGACGGCGAGACCGTGCGGGGCGAGAAGGAAGGCCGCGAGGGCAGCAAGTACGTCGTCATCGAGCACAAGGGCGACAAGCACCCGCGCATCATCATCGAGGACAAGGAAGGCGAGATCCTCGACTTCCACCACCTGCCGGCCAAGGCCCGCATCGAGGTCAAGGAAGGCGACCCCGTTCAGCCCGGCACGCTGATCGCCCGCCAGCCGCGGGAGATCGCCGGCACGCAGGACATCACCGGCGGCCTGCCCCGCGTGACTGAGATCTTCGAGGCCCGCAAGCCGCGCGAGCCCGCGGTCATGGCCGAGATCTCCGGCGAAGTGGCCCTGCAGGCCGACCGCCGCCGCGGCAAGATGACCATCATCGTCAAATCCGAGGGCGGCATGGAGCGCGAGCACCATGTCCCGCAGGACAAGCAGCTCCTCGTGCACGCCGGCGACAAGGTCGAGGCCGGCACGCCGCTCATCGAGGGTCCGCTCATCCCGCACGACATCCTGCGGATCAACGGCGAGGAAGACCTGCAGCGCTACCTGCTCAAGGAAGTGCAGGCCGTCTATCGCCAGCAGAACGTGACCATCAACGACAAGCACATCGAGATCATCCTCGGCCAGATGATCCGCAAGGTGAAGATTGACAATGAGGGCGACTCCGCCTTCCTGCCGAACGAGGTGGTCGACAAGTTCCGCTTCCGCGACGAGAACCTGCGGCTGGCCAAGAGCGTTAAGATCGTCGAGCCCGGCGACACCGACTTCCAGTTGAACCAGGTCGTCAGCCGCGAGGAGCTCGCGACGAAGAACGAGGCCGTCGAAGCGGACGGCGGTGTGCCGGCCAAGGGCCGCAAGCCCAAGCCGGCCAGCGCCAAGACGCTCCTGCTGGGCATCACCAAGGCCAGCCTGCAAAGCGAGTCCTTCATCTCCGCCGCATCGTTCCAGGAGACGACCAAGGTGCTGACGCAGGCCGCGCTGGCCTCGGCCGAGGACAAGCTGGTTGGGCTGAAGGAGAACGTGATTCTTGGCCGCCTGATTCCGGCCGGCACCGGCTTCAAGAGTTACCAGGACATCCAGTTGACGTACGCGGAGGCGCCCGAAATCCTGGCGGTGCCGCGCACCTTCGTGGAAACGCCGCTGGAGTCGCCGCTCAGCGCGCTCGCCGCCGCCGAGCGCATCCTGCCGGGCGGCCCGTCCGCCAGTTCACCGACCGGTGAGCCGGCGGGCACGCCGGGCGCGTAG
- the rpoB gene encoding DNA-directed RNA polymerase subunit beta — protein MQVTKVRDFSRYGDAIQVPDLIEIQTDSYARFLQADKAPADRAPIGLEGLLREVFPIESYDGNMRLEYVEYALDPARYTTDECRELGLTYGMPFRVKVRLHRKDVEEVQEESIYLGEIPIMIGGGEFVVNGSERVIVSQLHRSPGVDFVKESAEGDRALHACRIIPERGSWIEINVTRKDILAVRIDQSSKIPATTFLRAMDEKYGTTESIVRAFYPVKQMRVAQLKPEMWTVGPVVDPETGEELVGAGRQIGEALNKIRESSIKQVDVIGKMADPIILNTLAEDGSQTHEEALQRIYARLRPGNPVQLDKARKLFHEKFYDENRYRLGKVGRFRLNRKFEKGIAETEMVLKPEDFVESLRYILALRSGEGQVDDIDHLGNRRLRTIDELASDELRKGFLKLRRTVQERMSLKDPETIGKVAELVNTKSISSSIDFFFGRSELSQVVDQTNPLSQLTHERRLSALGPGGLNRKRAGFEVRDVHISHYGRICPIETPEGVNIGLIASLGIYSSVDEYGFLTTPYRKVARGKVNGEVKYLRADEEMRATLAPPDVVQPETDSKSLPAPETPEAYLARRQDASARRKTAALKEGTLLGRVQGDLQQVTSEGIDYVDISPKQTVGVSAALIPFLEHDDANRALMGSNMQRQAVPLIRTDPPIIATGMERPVAENSGMVVRARKGGKVTYVDARRIVIDNTDEYVLRKFVGLNERTCQNQRPVVRPGQRVKAKQVIADGAATHQGELSLGRNVLVAFMTFDGFNFEDAILISERLVKTDAFTSVHIESHDIEIRETKLGREEFTRDIPNVSERALRNLDERGIVRVGTRVGPGDILVGKVSPKSKTELSPEEKLLHAIFGRAGEDVKNDSLELPAGQEGIVIGAKHFSRRTHLGDEQKKDIDRQMKAFQAECDEQRIKLFRQMIEEIERITEQVLIDPNTRQKVGKSENPDVILEQIETFSVKWVKPAAKRDEAEVVYGRYWPRILEISAECERRLGHMKRGDELPSGVLEMVKVYVVTKRTLSVGDKMAGRHGNKGVIAKIMPEEDMPFLEDGTPVDIVLNPLGVPSRMNVGQILETHLGWAAAVLGYQVITPVFDGATEAQIKAAVAEANAYVRQRREDPDVVRNAGRTGELLAEMPLAGKVPLHDGRTGEPFDQPVTVGFIYMLKLHHLVDDKIHARSTGPYSLITQQPLGGKARTGGQRFGEMEVWGLEAYGAAYVLQELLTVKSDDVEGRTKIYESMVKGTHTLDAGTPVSFDVLCNEIRGLGLNIQLEKRRLI, from the coding sequence ATGCAAGTGACTAAGGTTCGCGATTTCAGTCGCTACGGCGATGCCATTCAGGTGCCGGACCTGATTGAGATCCAAACGGACTCCTACGCCCGTTTCCTGCAGGCGGACAAGGCACCGGCCGACCGCGCGCCAATCGGCCTCGAGGGGCTGTTGCGCGAAGTGTTCCCGATCGAAAGCTACGACGGGAACATGCGGCTGGAGTACGTCGAGTACGCGCTGGACCCGGCCCGCTACACGACCGACGAGTGCCGCGAGCTGGGGCTGACCTACGGGATGCCTTTCCGGGTCAAGGTGCGCTTGCATCGCAAAGACGTCGAGGAGGTTCAGGAAGAGTCGATCTACCTGGGCGAGATTCCCATCATGATCGGCGGGGGCGAGTTCGTCGTGAATGGCTCGGAGCGGGTGATTGTTTCGCAGTTGCACCGCTCGCCCGGCGTCGACTTCGTGAAGGAGTCCGCCGAGGGTGACCGGGCGCTGCACGCCTGCCGCATCATCCCGGAGCGCGGCTCCTGGATTGAGATCAACGTCACGCGCAAGGACATCCTCGCCGTGCGGATCGACCAGAGCAGCAAGATTCCCGCGACGACGTTCCTGCGGGCGATGGACGAGAAGTACGGGACCACCGAGTCCATTGTCCGCGCATTCTACCCGGTGAAGCAGATGCGCGTCGCGCAGCTCAAGCCGGAGATGTGGACGGTCGGGCCCGTGGTGGACCCGGAGACCGGGGAGGAGCTGGTCGGGGCGGGTCGCCAGATCGGCGAGGCGCTCAACAAGATCCGCGAGTCCTCGATCAAGCAGGTGGACGTGATCGGCAAGATGGCCGACCCGATCATCCTCAACACGCTGGCCGAAGACGGCTCGCAGACCCACGAGGAGGCCCTGCAGCGCATCTACGCGCGGCTGCGGCCCGGCAACCCCGTGCAGCTCGACAAGGCCCGCAAGCTGTTCCACGAGAAATTCTACGACGAGAACCGCTATCGACTGGGCAAGGTCGGCCGCTTCCGGCTGAACCGCAAGTTCGAGAAGGGCATCGCCGAAACGGAGATGGTCCTGAAGCCCGAGGACTTCGTCGAATCGCTGCGCTACATCCTGGCGCTGCGGTCGGGTGAGGGGCAGGTCGACGACATCGACCACCTCGGCAACCGCCGGCTGCGCACCATCGACGAGCTGGCTTCCGACGAACTGCGCAAGGGCTTCCTCAAGCTGCGCCGCACGGTCCAGGAGCGCATGAGCCTGAAGGATCCGGAGACCATCGGCAAGGTGGCCGAGCTGGTCAACACCAAGAGCATCTCCAGCAGCATCGACTTCTTCTTCGGCCGCAGCGAGCTGTCGCAGGTTGTGGACCAGACCAACCCCCTGTCGCAACTGACGCACGAGCGGCGGCTGTCGGCCCTCGGGCCGGGCGGCCTGAACCGCAAGCGCGCCGGTTTCGAGGTCCGCGACGTGCACATCAGCCACTATGGCCGCATCTGCCCGATCGAGACGCCGGAAGGCGTCAACATCGGCCTGATCGCGTCGCTGGGCATCTACAGCTCGGTCGACGAGTATGGCTTCCTGACCACGCCGTACCGCAAGGTCGCGCGCGGCAAGGTGAACGGCGAGGTCAAGTACCTGCGCGCGGACGAGGAGATGCGGGCCACGCTGGCGCCGCCGGACGTGGTCCAGCCCGAGACGGACAGCAAGTCGCTGCCGGCCCCGGAGACACCCGAGGCCTACCTGGCGCGCCGGCAGGACGCGAGTGCGCGGCGCAAGACCGCGGCGCTGAAGGAGGGGACGCTGCTGGGCCGCGTGCAGGGCGACCTGCAGCAGGTGACGTCCGAGGGGATCGACTACGTGGACATCTCGCCGAAGCAGACGGTCGGCGTTTCGGCGGCGCTCATCCCGTTCCTGGAGCATGACGACGCCAACCGCGCGCTGATGGGCTCGAACATGCAGCGGCAGGCGGTGCCGCTGATCCGCACGGACCCGCCGATCATCGCGACGGGCATGGAGCGGCCGGTGGCCGAGAACAGCGGCATGGTCGTGCGGGCGCGCAAGGGCGGGAAGGTCACGTACGTCGACGCCCGGCGGATCGTGATCGACAACACCGATGAGTACGTGCTGCGCAAGTTCGTGGGGCTCAACGAGCGCACCTGTCAGAACCAGCGGCCCGTGGTGCGGCCCGGGCAGCGCGTCAAGGCGAAGCAGGTGATCGCCGACGGCGCCGCCACGCACCAGGGCGAGCTGTCGCTGGGGCGGAACGTGCTCGTCGCGTTCATGACCTTCGACGGCTTCAATTTCGAGGACGCGATCCTGATCTCCGAGCGCCTGGTGAAGACGGACGCCTTCACGAGCGTGCACATCGAGTCGCACGACATCGAGATCCGCGAGACCAAGCTGGGGCGCGAGGAATTCACGCGCGACATCCCGAACGTGTCGGAGCGCGCCCTGCGCAACCTCGATGAGCGCGGCATCGTGCGGGTCGGCACGCGCGTCGGGCCGGGCGACATCCTGGTGGGCAAGGTCTCGCCGAAGAGCAAGACCGAGCTGAGCCCGGAAGAGAAGCTGCTGCACGCGATCTTCGGCCGCGCGGGCGAGGACGTGAAGAACGACTCCCTCGAGCTGCCGGCCGGCCAGGAAGGCATCGTCATCGGTGCCAAGCACTTCAGCCGCCGCACGCACCTGGGGGACGAGCAGAAGAAAGACATCGACCGGCAGATGAAGGCCTTCCAGGCCGAGTGCGACGAGCAGCGCATCAAGCTTTTCCGGCAGATGATCGAGGAGATCGAGCGGATCACCGAGCAGGTGCTGATCGACCCGAACACGCGGCAGAAGGTGGGCAAGAGCGAGAACCCGGACGTCATCCTCGAGCAGATCGAAACCTTCTCGGTCAAGTGGGTCAAGCCGGCCGCCAAGCGCGACGAGGCCGAGGTGGTCTACGGCCGCTACTGGCCGCGCATCCTCGAGATCAGCGCCGAGTGCGAGCGCCGCCTCGGGCACATGAAGCGCGGCGACGAGCTGCCTTCGGGCGTGCTCGAGATGGTCAAGGTCTACGTCGTCACCAAGCGGACGCTGTCGGTGGGTGACAAGATGGCCGGGCGCCACGGCAACAAGGGCGTGATCGCCAAAATCATGCCCGAAGAGGACATGCCGTTCCTCGAGGACGGCACACCCGTGGATATCGTGCTCAACCCGCTGGGCGTGCCCAGCCGCATGAACGTCGGCCAGATCCTGGAGACGCACCTGGGCTGGGCGGCGGCGGTGCTCGGGTACCAGGTCATCACCCCGGTGTTCGACGGCGCCACCGAGGCGCAGATCAAGGCGGCCGTGGCCGAGGCGAACGCCTACGTGCGGCAGCGCCGCGAGGACCCGGACGTGGTGCGCAATGCCGGCCGGACCGGCGAGCTGCTCGCGGAGATGCCGCTGGCGGGCAAGGTGCCGCTGCACGACGGCCGCACCGGCGAGCCGTTCGACCAGCCCGTCACCGTCGGGTTCATCTACATGCTGAAGCTGCATCACCTGGTGGACGACAAGATCCACGCCCGCTCGACCGGGCCCTACAGCCTCATCACCCAGCAGCCGCTGGGCGGCAAGGCGCGCACCGGCGGGCAGCGTTTTGGCGAGATGGAGGTTTGGGGCCTGGAAGCCTACGGGGCCGCCTACGTGCTCCAGGAACTGCTGACCGTCAAGAGCGACGATGTCGAGGGCCGCACGAAGATCTACGAGAGCATGGTCAAGGGCACCCACACGCTGGACGCCGGCACGCCGGTGTCCTTCGACGTGCTCTGCAACGAGATCCGGGGCCTGGGCCTGAACATCCAGTTGGAGAAGCGACGGCTGATTTAG
- the obgE gene encoding GTPase ObgE, producing MPRDIGTLRPFVDEVRIHVRGGKGGDGCVSFRREKFVPRGGPDGGDGGNGGSVYLVAQAGVDTLLDLAGRHHYHAENGRPGSGANRTGRSGSDLLVTVPTGTLVYDDTTGRLLKDLVENGQRVCVARGGRRGRGNAFFVSSTNQAPREFEPGLKGQERMLRLELKLIADVGFVGLPNAGKSTLLARLTQARPKIADYPFTTRTPHLGILELPGYRRLVLADLPGLIEGAHEGVGLGDAFLRHVERTRAIVHLVELCPPVGAPSPAEAYRIIRRELEKYSAALGARAELIVGTKLDLTDAPAALAALSSELGRPVLGISGVTGAGLRELVERMWTIVQQARAAQQAEPPPRFDFGDDAPPPDDDDEAEPA from the coding sequence ATGCCACGCGACATCGGTACCCTGCGGCCGTTCGTCGACGAAGTGCGCATCCACGTCCGCGGCGGAAAGGGCGGCGACGGCTGCGTCAGCTTCCGCCGCGAGAAGTTCGTCCCCAGGGGCGGTCCCGACGGCGGCGACGGAGGTAACGGCGGCTCCGTCTATCTCGTCGCCCAGGCCGGCGTGGATACCCTGCTCGACCTCGCAGGCCGGCATCACTATCACGCCGAGAACGGCCGCCCCGGCTCGGGCGCGAACCGCACCGGCCGCAGCGGCAGCGATCTGCTCGTCACGGTGCCGACCGGGACGCTCGTTTACGACGACACCACCGGCCGCCTCCTCAAGGACCTGGTCGAAAACGGTCAGCGCGTCTGTGTTGCGCGCGGTGGCCGCCGGGGACGCGGCAACGCCTTCTTCGTCAGTTCCACCAATCAGGCGCCCCGCGAGTTCGAGCCTGGACTGAAAGGTCAGGAACGCATGCTGCGCCTGGAGTTGAAGCTGATCGCCGACGTGGGCTTCGTCGGCCTCCCCAACGCCGGCAAGAGCACGTTGCTGGCGCGGCTCACGCAAGCGCGCCCGAAAATCGCGGACTATCCCTTCACGACGCGCACGCCGCACCTCGGAATCCTGGAACTGCCGGGTTATCGGCGCCTCGTTTTGGCCGATCTGCCGGGGTTGATTGAAGGGGCCCACGAAGGTGTCGGACTCGGCGACGCGTTCCTGCGGCACGTGGAGCGCACCCGGGCCATCGTTCACCTGGTGGAGCTGTGCCCGCCGGTGGGCGCGCCGTCACCGGCGGAGGCGTATCGCATCATTCGCCGCGAGCTCGAGAAATACAGCGCGGCGCTGGGGGCACGGGCGGAACTGATCGTGGGTACCAAGCTCGACCTGACTGACGCGCCAGCCGCGCTCGCGGCCCTGTCAAGCGAACTCGGCCGGCCGGTCCTGGGCATCTCGGGCGTAACCGGCGCCGGGTTGCGCGAGTTGGTCGAGCGGATGTGGACGATCGTCCAGCAGGCCCGCGCCGCGCAGCAGGCCGAGCCGCCGCCCCGCTTCGATTTCGGCGACGACGCACCTCCGCCGGACGACGATGACGAAGCGGAACCGGCGTAG
- a CDS encoding sigma-54-dependent Fis family transcriptional regulator, which produces MPRRILVVDDEPLKRITLQIELSEHGYEVYEAADAPAARRIFDARPIDVVVTDVRMPGMNGLDLLTYLKQMRPSVEVVLMTAYATVETAVLAIKRGAYDYITKPFTTQDLLVKLDQLFAGRAPDNRAADGAAAAEVAACGRLVARSQAMKRLFEQVRSVAATDRTILLCGESGTGKELFAEAIHMHSARAARPLVRFSCAALQPTVLESELFGHEKGAFTGAIRQKAGRFELAHGGTMLLDEVDDIPTDLQVKLLRVVEQQEFERVGGEDPVRVDVRLICATKCDLLKLVKDGRFREDLYYRLNVIALTIPPLRARPDDIPVLARHFIEKHVSLVGGQPVGISAHALDELLRHTWPGNVRELEHVIERALAFCGNGEIRTEHILPLGTATPDAASLPVLELGENGRLSLNETVADIERRMILLALRQCDNNQARAAQRLGIPRTTLRDKMAKYVIPGG; this is translated from the coding sequence ATGCCGCGCCGCATCCTCGTAGTGGACGACGAGCCGCTGAAGCGCATCACGCTGCAGATCGAGCTCAGTGAACACGGCTACGAAGTCTATGAAGCGGCCGACGCGCCAGCGGCGCGACGCATCTTCGACGCGCGGCCGATCGACGTGGTCGTGACCGACGTGCGCATGCCGGGCATGAACGGGCTCGACCTGCTGACTTATCTCAAGCAGATGCGCCCCAGCGTCGAGGTCGTGCTGATGACCGCCTACGCGACGGTCGAAACGGCCGTGCTGGCCATCAAGCGCGGCGCTTACGATTACATCACCAAGCCGTTCACCACCCAGGACCTGCTGGTCAAGCTGGACCAGCTCTTCGCCGGGCGGGCCCCCGACAATCGGGCGGCGGACGGCGCCGCTGCTGCCGAGGTCGCCGCCTGCGGCCGGCTGGTCGCCCGCAGCCAGGCCATGAAACGCCTGTTCGAGCAGGTGCGCAGCGTCGCCGCCACCGACCGCACGATCCTCTTGTGCGGCGAAAGCGGGACGGGCAAGGAACTCTTCGCCGAAGCGATCCACATGCATAGCGCGCGGGCCGCGCGGCCGCTGGTGCGCTTCAGTTGCGCGGCACTCCAGCCGACGGTGCTGGAAAGCGAGCTGTTCGGGCACGAAAAGGGGGCGTTCACCGGCGCCATCCGCCAGAAGGCCGGACGCTTCGAGCTGGCCCACGGCGGGACCATGCTGCTCGACGAGGTGGACGACATCCCGACGGATTTGCAGGTAAAGCTGCTGCGCGTCGTCGAGCAGCAGGAATTCGAGCGCGTCGGCGGCGAGGACCCGGTGCGCGTGGACGTGCGGCTGATCTGCGCGACCAAGTGCGACCTGCTCAAGCTCGTGAAGGACGGGCGGTTCCGCGAAGACTTGTACTACCGCCTGAACGTCATCGCGCTGACGATCCCGCCGCTGCGGGCGCGCCCCGACGACATCCCCGTGCTGGCGCGGCACTTCATCGAGAAGCACGTGTCGCTCGTCGGCGGCCAGCCGGTTGGCATCAGCGCCCACGCGCTGGACGAACTGCTGCGCCACACCTGGCCCGGCAACGTCCGCGAGCTCGAACATGTCATCGAGCGGGCCCTGGCGTTCTGCGGCAACGGCGAGATCCGCACCGAGCACATCCTGCCGCTCGGCACGGCCACCCCGGACGCGGCCAGCCTGCCGGTGCTCGAGCTGGGCGAGAACGGGCGCCTCAGCCTCAACGAAACGGTCGCCGACATCGAACGCCGCATGATCCTGCTCGCGCTGCGCCAGTGCGACAACAACCAGGCCCGCGCGGCCCAGCGGCTCGGCATCCCACGCACAACACTGCGCGACAAGATGGCCAAGTACGTCATCCCCGGCGGCTGA